In Nocardia sp. NBC_00403, the DNA window ACCGCCGAGCACGGTTCGCACCTGCTCGGGGGCCTCGGGTACTGGGCGGTGGGGACGGATCAATGGCGTAAAGGCAACCAGGACAAGGCGATCGGTGCGCTGCGCCGTGCGGTCGAGCTGTTCCGGCTCTTCGACCGATGCGTATGGACCGCATCGGGCTTCGACGGACTGGCCTGGGTCGCCGCCGCCGACGGTGATCGGATCCGCGCGGCCAGGCTGATGGGCGCGGCGTCGACGGTGCGGTACGGCAGTACCCAGCGGCTCGCACATGCGATGACCCAGGCGGTCGGGGACAAGGTCCAGCAGCAAGTGCGTGTCGCGATGGGGGACAAGGAGTTCCGCACCGCCTTCGATGCGGGCGCCGCGCTCGGGCTGGACGAAGCCATCGACTACGCGTTGGGCACCGAGACCAAACCGGCCGCCGCGCCGGCGAAGGCCGTTGCCGCCGATGTGCTCACCCGACGGGAGCGGGATGTGGCGCAATTGATCGCCGCAGGTTATAGCAACAAGGGCATCGCGAGCGAGCTCGTTATCTCGATCCGCACCGCCGAGAGCCACGTCGACCATATTCTCACCAAGCTCGGGTTCACCTCCCGAACGCAGATCGCGGGCTGGGTCAGTCAGAATCCGAAGTGAATCGGCGCGGTCAGTCGCCGGTGACGCCGTCGATGCGCTCGCGCAGGAAGTCGGCGTGGCCGTTGTGGCGGGCGTATTCCTCGATCATGTGCACGTAGACCCAGCGCAGGCTGTACTCGGCCGGGCGCCGGGGATGGATGAACGTGTGATCGAGCGGCAGGTCGGCGACGGCGGCATCGGCCAGTTCGACTTCACGGCGGTAAGCCGCGAAATCGGCGGCGGCGTCGGCCTCGAGGATGTCGTCGAAGTCGCCGTCGGGATTGTCCGTGCTGCAGTAGAGGTAGTCCAGCGCTTCGCCACCCGCGCCGGCGCGGAACCATCCGCGTTCCACCTCGCTCATGTGCCGGACCAGGCCGAGCAACGACAGCGAGGACGGTGCGACACATCGCTGTTTGAGCTGCTCGGGATTGAGTCCCGCGCACTTGAGCAGCAGCGTCCGACGATGGAAATCGAGCCACGCCCGCAGCATCGGACGCTCATCGGCGATAAGTGGCGTCTTGCTTCGATCGATGTCAGGAGCGGTCCACGTCACCGGCCGACTGTAACCCGAAACCGTCGGACACAGCTTGCGAATAAACGGCCGAAGCCGCGGCGCCGATGGTGTTCACCGCGGCGCCGCGGCATCGGTATGGCGGCTGTCGTCGCTGGTGACGGCTGCCTACAGACCCGCATTCAGGAAGTCGACGACCGCGCGCTCGAACGCATTTTTCCGCTCGATCTGGACCCAGTGCCCGCACCGGCCGAACAGCCGCAGGTCGGCGTTGGGCAGCTGCCGGGACGGCAGCAGCGCACCCTCGACCGGGGTGACCCGGTCGTCGCGGCCCCACAGCATCAGCACCTCGTGCCGCAAGTTCCGCAGCCGTGCCCACAGCGGCAGCGGTTCGGCGAACGCGGGGTTCGCGAAGGTGATGTAGGCGTCTCTGATGGCCGCGATCGCGGCGGGAGCCGAGGCCGCGACGAGCCGGTCGTCGACGAGTTCGTCGGTGAGCACCGCCTCGTCGAACACCATGGTGCGTAGCCAGCTCAACACCCGCTCGCGGGTGGGATCCGCGGTGAAGTCCAGCAGTCGCCGAATCCCCTCGGACGGCTCGGGGCCGAGCACATTGACCCCGACGCCGCCGGGGGCCATCAGGACGACGCGCTCGACGCGATCGGGATGCTCGAGCGCTATCAGGGTGGCTACCGCACCGCCCATGGAATTGCCGAGCAGATGCACCCGAGGCAACTCCAGCTGATCCAGCAGTCCGATCACCGCATCGGCGGAAATGCGCAGATAGTTCCGCTCGTACACCTCCGGTCGCTCGCTGGCGCCGAAGCCGGGCTGATCCAGGATCAGGCAGCGGAAGTGCTCGGCGAGGACGGGCAGGTTGCCGCCGAAGTTCGCCCACCCGGACACGCCGGGTCCAGAGCCGTGCAACAGCACCAGCGGCGGACCCGAACCAGCCTCGTGGTAGCGGAGTTTCAGCCCGTCGACGGTGATGTGGCGACTGGTCGCCTCGGCGCTGAGCATCACACCATCCGATCTTCGACCGGCAGCCCGAACTCGCCGCGGCCGAACATTGCCAAAGCGCGCTCCACATCGTTGATCACGTGCACGCTGCCCGCATGGGCGTCACGCCAATGCCGTTCGATCGTATTGGGTTTGCGAATCGAATGGCCGCCGGA includes these proteins:
- a CDS encoding DinB family protein, translating into MTWTAPDIDRSKTPLIADERPMLRAWLDFHRRTLLLKCAGLNPEQLKQRCVAPSSLSLLGLVRHMSEVERGWFRAGAGGEALDYLYCSTDNPDGDFDDILEADAAADFAAYRREVELADAAVADLPLDHTFIHPRRPAEYSLRWVYVHMIEEYARHNGHADFLRERIDGVTGD
- a CDS encoding alpha/beta fold hydrolase — translated: MLSAEATSRHITVDGLKLRYHEAGSGPPLVLLHGSGPGVSGWANFGGNLPVLAEHFRCLILDQPGFGASERPEVYERNYLRISADAVIGLLDQLELPRVHLLGNSMGGAVATLIALEHPDRVERVVLMAPGGVGVNVLGPEPSEGIRRLLDFTADPTRERVLSWLRTMVFDEAVLTDELVDDRLVAASAPAAIAAIRDAYITFANPAFAEPLPLWARLRNLRHEVLMLWGRDDRVTPVEGALLPSRQLPNADLRLFGRCGHWVQIERKNAFERAVVDFLNAGL